ACCCTAACACATACCAGTGCATGTGTCCTGTAACCTCTGACCCTAACGCATGTGTCCTGTAACCTCTGACCCTAACACATACCAGTGCATGTGTCCTGTAACTTCTAACCCTAACACATACCAGTGCATGTGTCCTGTAACCTCTGACCCTAACACATACCAGTGCATGTGTCCTGTAACCTCTGACCCTAACACATACCAGTGCATGTGTCCTGTAACCTCTGACCCTAATGCATGTGTCTTGTAACCTCTGACCCTAACGCATGTGTCCTGTAACCTCTGACCCTAACACATACCAGTGCATGTGTCCTGTAACCTCTGACCCCAACATATACCAGTGCATGTGTCCTGTAACCTCTGACCCTAACACATACCAGTGCATGTGTCCTGTAACTTCTGACCCTAACACATTGTGTCTTGTAACATCCAGAAGATGGCTAAATtatgctctgtctgtctgtctgtctgtctgtctgtctgtctgtctgtgtcctcagGCGCCAGTGTCCAGGCATGCACCAGCGATGAGGAGACGGTGATGTCTTCTCTGGTATTCCTGGTGAAGGAGACTTTCGACAGTTCGGACGAGGACGCCGCTGAGATTGGGCgcttctgcttgtgtgtgactgagctgctgctggaccACGGTGCCGACCCGAGCTGTAGCTGGTCCCCCAGGGGGCCAGAGGGcgctggagaggaagaggaggaggaggaggaggagcatgcGGAGCCCTCGCTCACACAGACCTGCCTGGAGCACTTTGACCTGCTCTTCCCCctggctgtgctgctgctgcagcgcgGCGTCTCCCTGCAGTGCCCACGCCAcggcgccccctgctggtctgGCCCACAGCTGCTGCTCCGGCGCCTGGAGGCTGCGCTGCGGGAGAGCTCCAGCGCTGCTGAGTCAGCAGACCTACTGGCCCGGGCTGAGGCCCTGCTGGACCTGGCCCAGACCTGCtgcaccctcaccctccctgTGGAGCCCCCCCACCCCGTTCCGCACCCCCATCcgcacccccatcccccccccgaGGCTGTGCTGGAGCTCAGGGCCCAGCTCGTGGAGCAGGAGACGCGGCCCCCTCCCCTGCGCCTCCTCTGCCGGAGGCTCCTGCGCCGCTGCCTGCTGCCGTGGCCCCTGGAGCCCAAGGTCCGGCAGCTGCCCCTGCCCGACCGCCTCAAAGACTTCCTGCTGCCCGAGACCAGCATGCAGCGCAGACCACGGTGGGACCGCTGCCGGCCCAGCCGCAACCCCCCGCTGATGAGACGCTATACACCAGCACCATAGCTTGGGCCAGACAGAGCCACAGGCAGACTGCATTCTGTGCCAGCAGCTCAGTGTGATGGccgtgggggtgagggggcctGTGGTTACCATAGTGCCGCGTGAAGCCAGTGGttccttcacacagacacacacacacacacacacacacacgtgccttaCAAAAGTGCCACGTAAAGCCAGTggttccttcacacacacacacacacacacacacacacacacgtacgttaCCATAGTGCCACGTGAAGCCAGTGTTCCACTGGGGAGCAGAAAGAAGTGCACTGctcatttctgattggatggttTGTTCTGTGAAATAAAAGCCTTATGTTgcaacattttgtgtgtttataataaGTATACTCAGAGGTCATGAGATATACTACCATATAACCAGCGTTTTTTTAACTGGGGGGGACgctaacatcgcctaatcagctgtgcagagttattaactgatgattgtcgccttacgtagggagagtggtggggaccgatcggggtcactatgaatctggggggggggcatgtccCGTCCCCAGTGCCATCTGCGCCCCTGCATATAACTACCAGCTAAGTATACTCAGAGTGTGGAGTTGGAGGCATGTGGACATGACAGTACCACACATCACCACCAGAGGGAGGTATACTCAAGTACTCAATATGGTTTGGTGCAACAGAGACCACAGAGATTGGGAAATGGCAACAATGCCATAGTTCATGTACAGAAAGTATTACATGGgtgaaacaaatatttaaaacgAGACTTGTGAATGAAACTATATTGAGATATTCTAGTTGAACAAACATTCCATAGGGCTTGAAAAAGGTAAACAGTGCACAACCAGGAAGTGTTCTGTGTGGTTGAATATATGGATAGGAAGTGGCCTCCGGGCTAAACCGCGTTTCCCAGAGGATCCTGGCGCCTCCTGTTTCTCCAGATCATTTTCACATTGCCCCAACCCCAGAGGACTGATGGAAGCTTACTAATGTATTTTTACACTGGCGCCGGCGCACCCTACTCCAGTTCATTTGGGTCTTTTGGTGCAAggtaataaagaaaaaaaacgcacTCTCAAGCGTATACTATTAATTGATTTATTGGAAGCATATCAAAGAGTGGCGCGTTTCAGCACTAAACTCTCTTCAGCATCTCTAAGGAGGAGAGGcgagaaaggaggggaggaggaagaggaggagggagggagggaggaagagggggaggagagagaagaggagacgcTGAGCTTTCTAAAAGCCACAGGTGGGCCATCTGAGGTCATCCAATCACCTGCCTGGAAAAAAGCATGAGGAAAAAGGGCGAAGAACAATAAAATGAAGGTCCAGAAATACACATATATGTTCTTGAGCCAAGAATGACTAAGCCAACAGACTAAATAGACTCTATACATAGATTCAAAAATAGACTCTGTACATAGATGAAGTGTCTTTATTTTGTGTACTTTGATTTTCTCTTAGTAATGTCTCCCTGTAGGACTGATGTAGGCttgataatgtctccctctaGGACTGATGTAGGCTTGATAATGTCTCCCTGTAGGACGTTTCCCCAAATGCTTTCTCTGGGCTGCAGACGccctctcgtctgctgcagcaGAGGGTCCTGGAGCCAAAGCTGAGATGGATGAATCCTGCGGACCTGCCTGGGCGGGCCATCAGTGCTCGACGGAGCATGAATCATGGTTTCTTCCAACCTCAAATGCTCCTTCGCTGGACTCAATGACCTCCTGCAGTTTTTGCTTCTTCCTCTTTattgcctctctcctctccgtcatttttctcgtcctcctccctctctctctctcgtcttgtctgtttcccactctctcctccctctccctctcgtcttctctgtttccctctctctcctccctctctctctctctcctcttcccctctctctcctccctctctctcactctctctctcctcttcccctctttctcctccctctctttctctctcctcttcctctctctctcctccctctctctctccaccatttgtttccctctctctcctctctccctatctctctctcgtcttctctgtttccctctctctctccctctctctctctctcctccctccctccctgctcgtAAACTGTGGGAGTGAACACCCCAGTGGATTGGATGCTGCTGACAGTCAGAGTGGGTGAAAAGAAAACAGCCTGCCCTGCGTCACTGTCACGGTCACGTCACGTCCTGACTGCAGCTATAAAACGCCCCGATGCTGCAGCCCCAGAGCCACAGACGCTCTCAGCAGCCGTCTGCGTTCatctctccctgttctcctctcagtctcactgtactgctctcctgttctctctctctctctctctctctctgtctctcatcctctctgctctcgctcgtctctctcccctctctcttgtgtctctctcGTCTGATCTCTTGATTCTGCGATGGCTTCTCTCGGCTACGATTCCTTCTTCCCGGCCAGCCAGCGCCGGAGAGTGCAGGTGCGCAGcagtggggggggtggaggctaCGGGGGCTCGTCTCGCTCCCGCTCCGTCTTCACCTCCTACTCCTCTCCCATGTCCCGTGCCGCTCCCCACTACTCTCTGGCTGTGTCTCCCATGGCGGCCGACTTGGAGATGAGCAAGGTGGCGCAGGTGAGCTCGGAGATGATGGTGGTGCGCACGGCGGAGAAGACGCAGCTGCAGGACCTGAACGACCGCTTCGCTGGCTTCATCGAGCGTGTGCACCATCTAGAGCTGCAGAACCGCACGCTGGAGTCCGAGCTGCAGGTTCTACGTCAGTGCCACGGGGAACCATCCGGCCTGCGCTCCATCTACGAGCAGGAGGTGCGGCAGCTGCGCGCAGCAGTGGAGGAGGCGTGCGGGGAACGGCAGGCCGCGCAGGAGCGCAGGCATCAGCTGGAAGAGGCGCTGCGTGCCCTGCAGGGCCGCTACGAAGAGGAGGTGCTGGCACGCGAGGACTCGGAGGGCCGGCTGGCGGAGGTGCGTAAGGGGGCGGATGAGACAGCCCTGGGCCGGGCCGAGGAGGAGAAGCGTCTGGACACGCTGCTGGACGAGCTGGCCTTCCTCAAGCGGCTCCATGAGGGAGAGATCACTGAGCTGCAGGCCCAGCTGCACTACAGCGCGCAGGTCTCCGTGGAGATGAAGGTGGTGAAACCGGACCTGTCGGCAGCACTGCGGGACATCCGGACCCAGTACGAGCGCCTGACTCAGCAGAACATCCAGTCCGCCGAAGAGTGGTACCGCACCAAGGTCGGCTCCATGGCCGACACCACGGCTCGCCACTCGGACGACATCCGCCTGGCCCGAGACGAGGCGGGCGAGTTCAGGCGCCTGCTGAAAGCCCGAGACCTGGAGATCCAGGCCTGCCAGAGCCTCAACCAGGCGCTGGAGAGAcagctgcaggaggtggaggacaagCAGAGCGACGAGATCGCCAGCATGCAGGTAGcaaccactacacacacatgcataataaCCTCAGCAGACATGTTAACATGCAGGTAAGAACCgctaaacacacatgcataataaCCTCAGCAGATATGTAAACATGCAGGTagaaccactacacacacatgcataataaCCTCAGCAGACATGTAAACATGCAGGTAGAACCACCACAGACTGACAGTGTTGAGACCACTGCAGACAGCCAGTGACTCACCTGTAGCCATACATGTTGATATGCAGTCAgtacagttgtgtttgtgtatgtgtgtgtgtgtgtgtgtgtgtgtgtgtgtgtgtgtgtgtgtgtctatatatgtgtgtgtgtgtgtggtgtgtgatatggGGGGTAAACAGCTGGTCCTGAAAGAGAGCCAgtagatttgtgtgtgaagCTTATTGCTCTTAATCTCTCCTTTCCCATTACTGCCatgtctccttctccatctctgttcatccccctctcctctgtctccccaccAGGACTTGATTGGCCAACTTGAGGACGAGCTGAGGACCATAAAGAACGAGATGGCGCGCTACCTGAAAGAATACCAGGACCTGCTGAATGTCAAGATGGCTCTGGACATTGAGATCGCCGCCTACAGGTCAGTGGTCTCCAACGCGACAAAGTCAGTCATGTCCCAGTGCCTCTCATAGGGAGATAGATACTCTTACAGTGCAGGACAAATGCAAGGTCCATGCGAATGTTCTAGAAGTCTTTTAAACAACCAGTCAAAACCAAGAAGCACTGCAGATTCTTCCATGCGAATGTTctagaagtctgctgtctctgagtgttctctgtgtggcctacaggaagctgctggagggggaggagacgcGTTTCAACGTGGGCGGAGTCGGGGGCATGTCCAGCGTCttctcacacaccatctcctcCACCCCGTCCTTTGGGCGCCCCGTCTTCTCTGTGCAGTCCAGCCTGACCTCTGGCACCCCCTATCTGCTGGGAACTcgcctcctcagctcctcctccttcagcgaCGACATGTTGACCTCCAGCACGGCCCAAAAGGCAAGGGCCAGCCCagcaaaggaggaggaggaagaggaggagaagggagaggaggagggagaggaggaaggagaaggtgatgaagaagagaaacaggagggagaagtggaagaagagaaggaggaaggagagagtgagtgaaaatacccaccatacacaccatacacacaccacacacactatacacacaccacacacactatacacaccacacacaatatacacacaccacagacactatacacaccacacacactatacacacaccacacacactatacacaccacacacaccatacacagaaCTGTGAGTGGGATGCTGACACATCAGACTCCATCACTGCCACACAGGTGACCTCATGCTGTGTTTCcataatatttatttcattactATTGTGTGAACTAACAAACACCATCATGTTAAGTCTGATAGTCACAAGTAATGAGGTGAAatgactttgtgtgtcttttcccaGCAGAGGAAGCGGAAGCAggcgaagaggaagaggaggtagagggagaagaggagggaggagagaaggagggaggagatgaggagggaggagaggagaaaggtgaagaggagggagaagaggaggaaggtgaagaggagaaaggaggggacggagagagcaaagaggaggagaagaagactgACTCCAAACCAAAGGAAAAGTAGAGAGAATGTATTCAGACCCCAGGTgctaagtgacacacacacacacacctcaaacacacacagatcaatccgtgtgtttgtgtgacatgtagacacatacacacacacacacacagcacagcatacacacaccacatacacacacaccacagacacacacacacaccacacacacacacacacacacacacacagctccaactCCAAATGTGGTATGAGCAACATGGCCGTAAGCAAGACCCCATCCAGGAGCAGTCCTGAGAGCGCATGGGCACAAGGCTGgcgcagtgtgtgttttatttgtgtaagCCACGAGTGTGTGACTGggactgtttttatttctgtaaGCAACgagtgtatttttatttgtgtaatgAAGCTAAGCGATCCCCTAACAATGCCGTTAGCTTACGAGTCTGGAGCCCAAACCTGCCTGTAACCTTGAACCAAGTGTGCTTATGACCCTGATGATCCAGATGCCTTAGACGCtccacagaggaacacaatgGTGGACAAATAAACTCTTAATCTGCTGAACCTCACTTTGCTCCGagtttcattttgaaatgaagcCTGAATCCTGTGCTTCCACcagcacactggcatcacagcagctgaaccgctacacacagcacagcacactggcatcacagcagctgaaccgcgacacacaccagcacactggcatcacagcagctgaaccgcgacacacagaacagcacactggcatcacagcagctgaatggctacacacagtacagcacactggcatcacagTAGCTGAACCGCGACACACAGCACAACCCACTGGCATCACAGCAGCTGAATGTGACAGGGCCTCAGTTTAGAGGCTGCTTTGCCTCTGGTCCCCTGCAAAAGAACACAGGGCTCTTTATAAGTAGggggaatacccatagcaatagaaatccactccgcgttttcctggtttcctacacaCCACGCATGcagattcaactcccatacTCTTTGATTGAAGCGTCGCTAGCAGCTAGCACTTGGTTTCAGACATCGACTGTTCCACAGACGAGATGGACataaggatgttttttttccgaggaagaggaaagtaagtcagttgcccaagttttccctttagtgg
This genomic window from Clupea harengus unplaced genomic scaffold, Ch_v2.0.2, whole genome shotgun sequence contains:
- the LOC122132271 gene encoding neurofilament light polypeptide-like, giving the protein MASLGYDSFFPASQRRRVQVRSSGGGGGYGGSSRSRSVFTSYSSPMSRAAPHYSLAVSPMAADLEMSKVAQVSSEMMVVRTAEKTQLQDLNDRFAGFIERVHHLELQNRTLESELQVLRQCHGEPSGLRSIYEQEVRQLRAAVEEACGERQAAQERRHQLEEALRALQGRYEEEVLAREDSEGRLAEVRKGADETALGRAEEEKRLDTLLDELAFLKRLHEGEITELQAQLHYSAQVSVEMKVVKPDLSAALRDIRTQYERLTQQNIQSAEEWYRTKVGSMADTTARHSDDIRLARDEAGEFRRLLKARDLEIQACQSLNQALERQLQEVEDKQSDEIASMQDLIGQLEDELRTIKNEMARYLKEYQDLLNVKMALDIEIAAYRKLLEGEETRFNVGGVGGMSSVFSHTISSTPSFGRPVFSVQSSLTSGTPYLLGTRLLSSSSFSDDMLTSSTAQKARASPAKEEEEEEEKGEEEGEEEGEGDEEEKQEGEVEEEK
- the LOC122132272 gene encoding ankyrin repeat and SOCS box protein 6-like; translation: ASVQACTSDEETVMSSLVFLVKETFDSSDEDAAEIGRFCLCVTELLLDHGADPSCSWSPRGPEGAGEEEEEEEEEHAEPSLTQTCLEHFDLLFPLAVLLLQRGVSLQCPRHGAPCWSGPQLLLRRLEAALRESSSAAESADLLARAEALLDLAQTCCTLTLPVEPPHPVPHPHPHPHPPPEAVLELRAQLVEQETRPPPLRLLCRRLLRRCLLPWPLEPKVRQLPLPDRLKDFLLPETSMQRRPRWDRCRPSRNPPLMRRYTPAP